The Pseudomonadota bacterium nucleotide sequence CGTAGCGCGCCACCAGATCGGTGACCGGATCGTTCACCGAAGTGAGGAACGCAGAGGGGATGCCCGGCGGCAGCAGCACGCCCAGCGCATCGCGGTAGCGCCCCGCATCCTCGATGGCGATGTAGCGGCTCTCCCCCGCCACCTGCACGGTGACGGCGCGGCGCAGCTGCTCGAGAGCCGTCACCATCTCGGCGTCGGCGCCGCGCGCCATCAGCTCGTCGCGCGACAGATCGCCCAGCATGCGCAACGCATCCTGCGCGTCGTCGACATGCCGGATCGCCCGCTCCGGCGTGCGTCGCTGCAGGGTTCGCTCGAGCTCGATGAGCGCGTCGCCGTCGATGATCTCGCGCAGCTCGGCCTGCCCGAGCAGCTCGGCCAGCAAGGCCGTGTCGAGCGAGAGCACCTGGGCGCGGCGCTCGGCCAGCGGGGCGTCGCCATCGTAGATGAAGGCGCCGATGTAGCCGAACAGCAGCGCCGTGGCAAAGGGCGAGGCGCGCTCGGTCTGCACCTGCACCACGCGCACCGCGCGGCTCGCGATGTCGGCCATGAGACCGCGCAGGGCGGGCACGTCGAACACGTCTTGAAGGCACTCGCGCATGGCCTCGAGCACCACGGGGAACGACCCGTAGCCCGCCGCCACGGTGAGCAGGTTGGCGCTCTTCTGGCGCTGCTGCCACAGCGGCGTGCGCGACCCCGGCCGACGTCGGGGAAGCAGCAGCGCCCGCGCCGCGCACTCACGAAAGCGACTGGCGAACAGGGCCGAGCCACCCACCTCGGCGGTGACCAGGCCCTCGATCTCGTCGGCCTCGAACACCACGTACTCGAGGGGCAGCGTCTGGTCGGCCTCGGGCAGGCGTAGCACGATGCCATCGTCGGTGTACATGCACTGCACCTCGACCCCCAGCCGCTCGCGGGCCCGCGCCGCGATGGCCAGCGACCACGGGGCGTGCACCCGGGCGCCGAACGGCGAGTGGATGCACAGCCGCCAGTCGCCCAGATCGTCGACAAAGCGCTCGACCACGATGGTCACATCGTCGGGCAGCGTTCCCGCGGCCAGGCGCTGCTCAGACAGGTACTCGAGCAGGCTCTCGGCGGCACGCGCGTCGAGGCCATCGCGTCGCAACCGTTCGCGCGCGTCAGACGGCGCCGCATCGGTCAGCTCGCGCAAGAAGCGCCCGTGCGCGCGCCCCAGCTCGACCGGTCGGCCCACCGTGTCACCGTGCCAGAACGGCAGCTTGCCCGGCTCTCCCGGCGCCGGCGATACGAGCACGCGATCGTGGGTGATGTCCTCGATGCGCCACGACGACGAGCCGAGCACGAACACCTCACCGCGGCGCGACTCATACACCATCTCCTCGTCGAGCTCGCCGACACGCTTACCCCCGCGCTCATCGCCGCTCACCAGGTAGACGCCGAAGAGACCACGGTCGGGGATGGTGCCCCCGCTGGTCACCGCCAGCCGCTGGGCCCCGGCGCGCCCCTCGATGCGGCCCGTCACGCGATCGTAGGTCACGCGGGCGCGCAGCTCGGCGAAGTCGTCGCTGGGATACAGCCCGCTCAGCATGTCGATGACCCCGTCGAAGGCCGCCCGAGGCAACGCGTGGAACGAGGCGGCACGGCGCACCGCAGCCTCGAGGGCGTCGACCTCCCAGACATCGACCGCGGCCATGGCCACGATGTGCTGGGCGAGCACGTCGAGCGGATTGCGGGGGCAGTGCATCGACTCGATGTCGCCGGCCTGCATGCGCTCGGCCACCACCGCGCACTCGACGAGATCGCCGCGCCACTTGGGGAACATCACCCCGCGGCTCACCGCACCTACCTG carries:
- a CDS encoding DEAD/DEAH box helicase; the protein is MAHSASVKRSASPRTQPVATENVGGDLVPPPSSSDVATRFSPATQAWLRESFPAPTAAQAGAWQRIASSDEGAVLVVAPTGSGKTLAAFLWSIDRLASTPRPPDKQRLRVLYVSPLKALAADVERNLRSPLMGIRNTAARLGLELPEITVGLRTGDTPAEERRRFATHPPDILITTPESLFLLLTSKARDALRHVDTVIVDEVHAVVSTKRGAHLALSLERLDLLLARPARRIGLSATVRPVDEVARFLAGYASPDAPRPVHVVQPPADKTLEITVEVPIEDFSEMGSVAELAPNTLTLPPTRYGAGGGARSGASVDRKTVWPAIESRLVEIIGAHRSTIVFTNSRRLAERLCARINDVAGAEIARAHHGSVSRDERLQTEDALKSGRLAAVVATSSLELGIDMAAVDLVVQVESPPSVASGLQRIGRAGHQVGAVSRGVMFPKWRGDLVECAVVAERMQAGDIESMHCPRNPLDVLAQHIVAMAAVDVWEVDALEAAVRRAASFHALPRAAFDGVIDMLSGLYPSDDFAELRARVTYDRVTGRIEGRAGAQRLAVTSGGTIPDRGLFGVYLVSGDERGGKRVGELDEEMVYESRRGEVFVLGSSSWRIEDITHDRVLVSPAPGEPGKLPFWHGDTVGRPVELGRAHGRFLRELTDAAPSDARERLRRDGLDARAAESLLEYLSEQRLAAGTLPDDVTIVVERFVDDLGDWRLCIHSPFGARVHAPWSLAIAARARERLGVEVQCMYTDDGIVLRLPEADQTLPLEYVVFEADEIEGLVTAEVGGSALFASRFRECAARALLLPRRRPGSRTPLWQQRQKSANLLTVAAGYGSFPVVLEAMRECLQDVFDVPALRGLMADIASRAVRVVQVQTERASPFATALLFGYIGAFIYDGDAPLAERRAQVLSLDTALLAELLGQAELREIIDGDALIELERTLQRRTPERAIRHVDDAQDALRMLGDLSRDELMARGADAEMVTALEQLRRAVTVQVAGESRYIAIEDAGRYRDALGVLLPPGIPSAFLTSVNDPVTDLVARY